From the genome of Candidatus Palauibacter scopulicola:
ACTGGTGAAAACACGCCGGTAAAGCTCTGCCATGAAGCGATTTACGGACGAGAACTAGCTAGCTAACGAGACGCCAAGCCTCCGAGTTCCGTGACGGAGCGGCCTCCTTCTGGCCTTCGGGAACGACCGGCGTCGTTTTGTCGGCGGCCATACCTGTCGCATTTTCGCCGCCACCAACGACGGCCGTGCGACGCGCTGCTGTTGCTGTTGACACTGGCTTGATACTTCGCGTACCCTAGCCTCCCATGCACTCACGCACTCGCCTTAACGTCGCCACTGCCACGAGGTGCGCTCCGTTTCGGTTGCCAACATCGCACGTCTCCGAGTGAGCTTCACTTGATGGACCAGCCCGCAGGTACCCCGTTCCAGCGCTGGATTCGCAGGAGCGGTGCCCTCCGGTGGATTCGGAAAGGGGCGCGGGCGATTGGCGCGATCATCGTCGGTGGGATCACGTGTGTCTTGTCGACGACGCCCGACCGGGTGTGGAGTCCCCTCGAAAGCACCTTCCAACATTTGCACGACACGGCGTGGCTCTGGCTCCTAGCGGCCTTCGCCGCGACCGTTATCGCAGCGATCATCCCCAAGGAGTCTGACCCCGTTGCGCTGAACGCCACGAATGCGATTCTCACCAAGATCCAAGGTACGCTATTCGGCGAGGTCGAAGGTGCTGAGGCCCATCATCGGATCACCCTCTTCAAACAGGTGCGGGGGCTCTGGTTCACGAAGGACACGTTCGGAGAGCTGAAGCGTCCGGGTCGTCGGTGGCTCATACCAGTGGCCAGGTCGGGGTACGATACGAAGAACACGCACGTTCGATTCCGAAGCCCTGACGACGCCGACAAGGCAGAAGGGATAGCAGGGAGGGCGTGGGCACGAACCACCGCGGTGCAGGTAAGAGAGCTGCCGGACCTGGCAAGCTCGACGTGTTCGGAGGATGCTCGGCGCCGTTACGCAGAGGAGACGTTCGTGACGTATGATTGGGTGCGAGCGCAGAAGCCGCGAGCGAGATCGCTGATGGGGTTTAGGGTGGAGGATGCGCAGAGCGCGCGTTGGGGTGTACTGGTAGTCGACAGCCGGTCACCGACGTTTGACATGCAACTCGCACAAGCGGAATTCGGTGCCTATGCGCCAGTCCTAGCGCAGCTCGTGCAGAGCTTGTGAGGGGAGACACATGAACGAGCGACCGTGGATAAGAGTTGACCAAGGCAAGTACGACGAACCGCGCGAGATTGGAATGAGCGCGTCGGCTGACGTGGAATTAGACGTGTTCATTTCGCCCTTCGACATCCCGAAGGCTGTTCGAGGATACTACGAACGGAAACGGGAGCGATTCGTGATCGACTTCAAGTACATCACGGATGAGCCGCGCAAGTATGAGAATTTTGGTCCTGCCGAAGTGACAGCAGTGGTAGGGAAGAAGACAGGTCGAATCCTTGGTTTTGAAATCGACGTGAAAGCCATCGGAGCAGAGAGTGTTGCTCTTCGAGTACATGCTGCAAACCAAGTACATGAGGCAATCGAGGCCGCCCGGAAGGTAGCTTCGCGAAGGCCAATCACACCCAACGATCCTTGGGGGCAGGTGCGGGTCAATTCCTATGTTGCCGACCGCATTCTGCAGGATTTCCGAGATGAAGTGTTCGCGGGAGAAGTGTTCACAGGGACGTAGTTTACGCATTGCAGTGTCAGTTCGAGGGCGGGGTTTAGGGGCGGACGACATGCTCGATGCGCTCGTGGTAGCCCTCGTCGCCCGAGCGGCCGCTATCGGCCGCCGCGAACCGATTCCCATGGGAGATCACGAGTTGGCTCAACGGGAGGGCTGGGTCGCCCTACCGCAGAGAGAAAGCCTCAACGAAATCGCGTGAATCAGGTGGGGGCTCGGGGACCGATGAGGTCCGCCGCTTCCCCCTATTGGTCTGGTCCGCCAGCCTTCGCCTGCTCCCATTTGCGTTCGACTTCGTCAATTACTGGAATCGCCCTCGTGGCGAGATCCAACATGCCATCGACGTAGTACTCGGTGATGGGCCCACCGCCATCCTTCCATTCTCGGTACAGGTCCGGAAGGAGAGAATCCCAACTGATCATCTCGTCGCTCACCCGGCGGACATACGGCCACCAGCCTTCGCTTCGGCCGAGATCGAGGTGACTCCGAAGCCGGCGCTCCAGTTCTTCACGCCGCGCTTTGTCCGCAGTGGTCATGCCGGCCGTGCCCAACGGATGCAGCACGCCCCACCTCCAGAGGTTCGGCCCCGGTCCGGTCGATTGCAGGACAACGCCCGTGCATCCCTCGATCGGAGGATGCCCCTTGGCCGCCTTGTCCCACGGAGGCCACCCCACGAGGTACAGCCAGAGGAAGTTGGACCACTTTTTCTCTCCGCCGTACCTGTACTCTACGCTGAGATCCGGAGCGAAATCGGGCAACTGCTCTTGTACTCTTCGGTGGACCTCCGCGCGCAGGTGCTCCAGAAAACCTCCGCATATCTCTGTCTTGAGCTTCGGCCAGACATCCCAGACGGTCTGCGCGGTGGCCAGCTGATTCGGGTTGGCGAAGAGATAATCCTGTATTGCGCGGGTGTCGCTGTCCGTCGCCATCGAATGTCCTCCAAATTGTTGTCGGCAGAATGCTTCGGCATCCCGTAGAAACCACCGGAGCCGGTCGGCGTGGCACTGCGTGCGACAGGCGGCAAACCAATCGGCCAGGGAGAACCGAGTCCGGAAGTCGGCAAACACATCGTCCGCGAGAGCTTGCTCATCGCTGGGCGTATCGTCCGCCTCGGCGTACTCGACGTCCCGATCCGCGCTCCCAGGGTCTCCCCAATAGGGCATAACGACGAACCGTCCGCGCCAACGGGAGAGTTCCTTCTTCGGCAGGCTGTGAGCGGTCGGTCCTTCTCCCCGCGGCGACAGATAGATGAGCAGAAACCGCTCCTCGTACTCCCCCTTGAGGTACTTCAGGTAGTCCCGCACCTGGTGACGCTGATCGTCCGCGAAGGGCTTGTTCTCGATGGCGAGGCACCACGGCCCGGCGCCGGTCTTGACGTCCACGGTGATGTCGATGCGACGCCTCTCGGGGATCACGCGCTCCAACTGCACCCGTACCGGTTTCGAGAAGTCTGGCCTCGGCTTGGGTGTGCCGCTCTCCGCGAACAACTCTTCCAGGAGAATCCCGAGCAGGGACGTGCCCTGGCCGTGTCGGGCCGCGGGGTTGAGCAGGTCGCCGATGATTCTCGACAGCAGCACTTCGCTCGGGCGATCCTCGCCCATGTAGTCGAAGACGTTGAAGCGATGCGCGAGATGCCGATCAAGCTCTCGCTCCAGCTTCCGCGCCGCCTCCAATACGGGATTCAGCTCGACGAAGAGCTGCTGAAGCCGGCGGCGATCGGCGTGCCGTGCCTCAACCATCCGCGCCTCCACTCCGGCGAAGAACATCGGGATGCCCGCGGCGCGCTCTGTCACGCAACATCTTCCGGCGTCGGCTCGGCCATGCTGGCAAATCTCACGCGTCCATACCCCCCGTTGTGGAGCGTGTCGTAGCTGCGTCCCCCCCGGCCATCCATGAGGGACGGGTCAGCAGGGGAAGTGCTCGTTGTCGATCGCGTCCAGCATGCCGCCGGCGGCGAGTTGGCGTATCCGGCTGTCGTCGCCGTGGAGGAGGTGGTACGTCCAGGGCAGGACGGGGGCGCTCGCCTCGGTCAACGCCTGCATGTCCTCGGCAGGCAGGGTGAGTGACAGGTACCGCAGGCTGTCCTCGATCTGGGAGACCTTCCGGGCCCCGATCATCGGGATCACGCCGCGGTCGCGCACCCACGCCAGGGCCACCGCGGCCGAGCTGGTGCCGAGGCGGTCGGCGATCTCGTCCACCTTGCGGGCGGTGTCGTACGCCTTCTCGTCGAACTGGAAGGTCAGTTGCTTGAAGAACTCGCTGTCGAAGCGCCGGCTCTCGGTGCTGTCGCCGCGCGTGTACTTGCCGGTCAGGAAGCCGCCGGCCAGCGGGGAGTACGCGTTCACGCCGATGCCGAGCGCGCGGGAACAGGGGATGATCTCGAGTTCCAGATCCCTCGAGACCAGGTTGTACTGGTACTGCAGGGCCGAGATCGGCTCCCAGCCTCTCTGGTCGGCCACGGTCTGGCCGCGCGCCACCACCCAGGCCGGCGTGTTGCACAGGCCGAAGTGCAGGACCTTCCCCTGCCGCACGAGGTCGTTCACGTTGCGCATCACGTCCGCGATGTCGGTGCTGTAGTCCCAGAAGTGGATCCAGAGGAGGTCGATGTAGTCCACGCCGAGGCGCTTCAGACTCCCCTCGACCGACTGCACCATGCTCTTCTTGTGGTTGCCTCCGGCGTTGGGATGGTCGCGGATGCTCGGGTCGAAACCGCTGTGCAGGGTGTTGGTGTACTTCGTCGTCACGACGTAGCGATGGCGCTCGGAAGCGACGAATTCCCCCAGAATCCGCTCGCTGAGCCCCCCGCTGTAGACTTCGTTGGCCGTGTCGAAGTAGTTGCCGCCCCTGTCCGCGAACGCTTCCAGGATCCGGCGACTCTCCTCGGGGCCGGCGGAGCTGGGCGACTCCGTCGACATCATCATGGTGCCCAGGCAGACCTCCGACACGCGGAGTCCGCTCCTTCCCAGCAGCTTGTAACGCATCCGTCTCCTCTTCTCGACTTGGATCGCTCGGCAGATCGGGCCAATGCGCGGCGGCTGCGAGAGTACCACGCGCGGCGCCGGTTTCACCAGCCCATGCTGGTCACGGGAAGGGGAAGGTCGAGGCATGTCGCTCGCCCCCGAAATTGGGGGTTGCCTACATCGCGAGCGAGACGAGTATGTCGCGTTCCTACGAGCCGTCGCGGCTATCGGCGGGGGCGCGGATAACGCGGACAACAGGGGCGGATAACAAGGGAAGCAGAGCATGAGGAAATACGGTGGACAAATCTGCGTGGGGCTGCTGGGCGCGGCGGTCGCTTTCGCGGTCTTCGGGCCGGGCGATGCCTTCGTCGCGGTCGACGTGGCGGACGGAGTAGATCCATTCCGCAAGGCGCTCAGCCAGCTGGGAGTCCTGTACATCGTTGCGGTGCTCGTCGAACGCTCGCTCGAGGTTCTCCTCAAGGCATGGCGGCAGGGCGGGAAGATTCGCCTCGAGGGGGAGGCGCAGTCAGCCGGAGAGGACGGCAGGGCCGCGGCCGAGGCGAAGCTCCGGCAATACAGGGTGGGGACCCAGCGGCGGGCACTTCTCTTCGGTTTGACGCTCGGCATCATGGTGTCGCTCTTCGGCGTGCGGCTCCTTGGCTCGATCTTCGAGTTCGGCGCCGGAACCCCGCCCCTCCAGCGAGACCTGTTCCAGTTCACGGACGTCATCGTGACGGCCGGACTGATCGCCGGCGGATCCGCCACCATCCACAAGGCGATGGCGCTCATCGAAGATCTGCTGAACCCGAACCGAACACGCGCGAAGGACTCGTGATCCCCGGGCGCAATCGGCCCTTGCGCACCCAGTCCCGCCCCTCCAAGGGGAAAGGAAGGATGGCAACGAACATGACCGACCCTACGTTTGATGGGCTCAGCTTTGAGGTCGACGTTCGAGACCAGGACCCCGACGCTTCGGGCCACCGCCGGGCCCGCTTCCGGATCGGCTGGGACAACGCCGTG
Proteins encoded in this window:
- a CDS encoding PD-(D/E)XK nuclease family protein → MTERAAGIPMFFAGVEARMVEARHADRRRLQQLFVELNPVLEAARKLERELDRHLAHRFNVFDYMGEDRPSEVLLSRIIGDLLNPAARHGQGTSLLGILLEELFAESGTPKPRPDFSKPVRVQLERVIPERRRIDITVDVKTGAGPWCLAIENKPFADDQRHQVRDYLKYLKGEYEERFLLIYLSPRGEGPTAHSLPKKELSRWRGRFVVMPYWGDPGSADRDVEYAEADDTPSDEQALADDVFADFRTRFSLADWFAACRTQCHADRLRWFLRDAEAFCRQQFGGHSMATDSDTRAIQDYLFANPNQLATAQTVWDVWPKLKTEICGGFLEHLRAEVHRRVQEQLPDFAPDLSVEYRYGGEKKWSNFLWLYLVGWPPWDKAAKGHPPIEGCTGVVLQSTGPGPNLWRWGVLHPLGTAGMTTADKARREELERRLRSHLDLGRSEGWWPYVRRVSDEMISWDSLLPDLYREWKDGGGPITEYYVDGMLDLATRAIPVIDEVERKWEQAKAGGPDQ
- a CDS encoding aldo/keto reductase, with amino-acid sequence MRYKLLGRSGLRVSEVCLGTMMMSTESPSSAGPEESRRILEAFADRGGNYFDTANEVYSGGLSERILGEFVASERHRYVVTTKYTNTLHSGFDPSIRDHPNAGGNHKKSMVQSVEGSLKRLGVDYIDLLWIHFWDYSTDIADVMRNVNDLVRQGKVLHFGLCNTPAWVVARGQTVADQRGWEPISALQYQYNLVSRDLELEIIPCSRALGIGVNAYSPLAGGFLTGKYTRGDSTESRRFDSEFFKQLTFQFDEKAYDTARKVDEIADRLGTSSAAVALAWVRDRGVIPMIGARKVSQIEDSLRYLSLTLPAEDMQALTEASAPVLPWTYHLLHGDDSRIRQLAAGGMLDAIDNEHFPC